In Bremerella alba, one DNA window encodes the following:
- a CDS encoding DUF3037 domain-containing protein: MIKQTTTPVKGYYSLVQFCPDYSRMEVVNVGIVLFCPDAGFLQARMSSNNSRAKKLVKTGELKVAALTAAKNSLANRFVHDRQSFASVEDLNNFALTLGNELRLTEPRPVKVRTPSEDLARLFNELVEETRKVAAMEVFQEPHFPELDATFRELAIQRRAKLDFEITVPILRRKLSVPYGYQNGVFNLVVTKEFSARDKTAMDSAMELAMEGDQVYKNGLKKPNDSRLIVVSSFNSDSDNSLITDVDSLLRQYQVRSVLPDTLGSFLHEVRTSAH; this comes from the coding sequence ATGATTAAACAGACAACAACGCCGGTTAAAGGTTATTACAGTTTAGTTCAGTTCTGTCCTGACTATTCACGAATGGAAGTCGTGAACGTCGGTATTGTCCTGTTTTGTCCTGACGCTGGATTTCTTCAAGCACGTATGTCGTCGAACAATTCACGTGCTAAAAAACTCGTGAAAACTGGCGAGCTTAAGGTAGCCGCATTAACCGCAGCAAAAAATTCACTTGCTAACCGTTTTGTTCACGATCGCCAATCTTTCGCAAGTGTTGAAGATTTGAATAACTTTGCACTCACGCTTGGCAATGAATTACGCTTAACTGAACCTCGTCCAGTAAAAGTCCGTACCCCATCAGAAGATCTTGCACGTCTATTCAATGAATTAGTTGAGGAGACAAGAAAGGTCGCTGCTATGGAAGTCTTTCAAGAGCCTCATTTCCCAGAACTGGACGCAACCTTTCGAGAACTCGCTATTCAGAGGCGAGCGAAGTTAGATTTTGAAATCACTGTGCCTATCCTACGGCGTAAGCTTTCAGTTCCTTACGGGTACCAAAATGGTGTATTCAACCTTGTCGTGACAAAAGAGTTCTCTGCCCGCGACAAGACTGCCATGGATTCAGCGATGGAATTAGCCATGGAAGGGGATCAGGTCTACAAGAACGGACTTAAGAAGCCAAATGACTCTCGACTTATCGTAGTCTCCAGCTTCAACAGTGATTCTGACAATTCGCTTATCACGGATGTTGATTCGTTGCTTAGGCAATATCAGGTTAGAAGTGTACTACCTGACACACTCGGATCGTTCCTACACGAAGTACGCACTTCCGCTCACTAG